From the Candidatus Pantoea soli genome, one window contains:
- the uxaC gene encoding glucuronate isomerase: protein MKPFMDDDFLLQSEVARRLYHEVAAEMPIYDYHCHLNPQEIAEDRQFANLGQIWLEGDHYKWRAMRAAGVDEALITGHATRDYDKYLAWAQTVPKTLGNPLYHWTHLELRRPFGITNTLFGPDTAPQIWDACAEQLATPAFSARGIIRQMKVRMVGTTDDPVDSLHYHRQIAEDSSFDIDVAPSWRPDKVFKIELEGFPDYLLRLEAAADVAINSMETLRTALQRRLDHFSAHGCRAADHGIETLRYAPVPDDRVLDAILAKRRSGGLLSEEEVAQFSTAVLVWLGAEYARRGWAMQLHIGAIRNNSTRRFRQLGPDSGFDSIGDGPIAWPLARLLDAMDSQDRLPKTILYCLNPRDNEVLATMAGNFQSAEMPGKMQFGSGWWFNDQRDGMLRQLEQLSQMGLLSQFVGMLTDSRSFLSYTRHEYFRRILCNLFGEWVRDGIVPHDESALGAMLQDISFHNARRYFTLNPR, encoded by the coding sequence ATGAAACCTTTTATGGATGATGATTTTCTGTTGCAGAGCGAGGTGGCGCGTCGTCTGTACCATGAGGTGGCAGCCGAAATGCCCATTTACGACTATCACTGCCATCTTAATCCGCAGGAGATTGCCGAAGATCGTCAGTTCGCCAACCTCGGTCAGATCTGGCTGGAGGGTGATCACTATAAGTGGCGGGCGATGCGGGCTGCCGGTGTCGATGAAGCGCTGATCACCGGCCATGCTACCCGCGATTATGACAAGTATCTTGCCTGGGCGCAGACAGTGCCAAAGACGCTGGGAAACCCGCTTTACCACTGGACGCACCTTGAATTACGCCGGCCGTTTGGGATCACCAACACGCTGTTTGGCCCGGACACGGCCCCGCAGATCTGGGACGCATGCGCAGAGCAACTCGCCACGCCAGCGTTCTCAGCGCGCGGCATTATACGCCAGATGAAGGTGCGTATGGTCGGCACCACTGACGATCCGGTGGATTCGCTGCATTACCACCGGCAGATTGCAGAAGACAGCAGCTTCGATATTGACGTCGCGCCCAGCTGGCGGCCGGACAAGGTATTTAAGATTGAGCTGGAGGGCTTTCCCGACTATCTGCTGCGGCTGGAAGCCGCTGCAGATGTCGCCATCAACAGCATGGAGACGCTGCGCACAGCGCTGCAACGCCGTCTCGACCACTTCTCGGCTCACGGCTGTCGCGCCGCCGATCACGGCATAGAGACGCTGCGGTACGCGCCGGTGCCTGATGACCGCGTGCTGGATGCGATCCTGGCCAAACGGCGCAGCGGCGGCCTGCTGAGCGAAGAAGAGGTGGCACAGTTCAGCACGGCGGTGCTGGTCTGGCTGGGCGCAGAGTATGCCCGCCGCGGCTGGGCGATGCAGCTGCACATTGGCGCTATCCGCAATAACAGCACGCGCCGGTTCCGGCAGCTGGGTCCGGACAGCGGGTTTGATTCCATCGGCGATGGGCCGATTGCCTGGCCGCTGGCGCGCCTGCTGGATGCGATGGACAGCCAGGATCGGCTGCCGAAAACCATCCTTTACTGCCTCAACCCGCGCGACAATGAGGTGCTGGCAACCATGGCCGGAAACTTCCAGAGCGCGGAGATGCCGGGCAAAATGCAGTTTGGATCGGGCTGGTGGTTCAATGACCAGCGTGACGGTATGTTGCGGCAGCTGGAACAGCTTTCACAGATGGGGCTGCTGAGCCAGTTTGTCGGCATGCTGACCGATTCGCGCAGTTTCCTCTCGTACACGCGGCATGAGTATTTCCGCCGGATTCTGTGCAATCTGTTCGGGGAATGGGTGCGTGACGGCATTGTGCCGCATGATGAAAGCGCGCTGGGCGCGATGTTGCAGGATATCAGCTTCCACAATGCCCGGCGCTACTTCACCCTTAATCCACGGTGA
- a CDS encoding fructuronate reductase, with protein MKHNLADARINVARPAWQHQRLVPRIVHIGCGAFHRAHQALYQHHLLEVSDSDWGICEVNLMSASGKALVEQLRAQDLLYSVTEKGATGQVVKIIGAIHSALHPALDGCEGILQALARPETAIVSLTITEKGYCTQGATAEPDFSHPLLEQDLAHPHQPASAIGFIVEALRLRREAGLPAFSVLSCDNLRENGHVARAVVTGLAQQRDPDLAAWIDEHVTFPCTMVDRIVPAVTEETQQEIAQLLGTEDPCGVACEPFRQWVIEDNFVAGRPDWQRVGAQFVTDVAPFELMKLRLLNGSHSFLAYLGFLGGCETIADTMQLPAYRRAALALMLQEQCPTLSMPAGVDLVDYAHQLIERFSNPSLRHRTAQIASDGSQKLPQRLLDALRYHLRHGSDCRHLVLGVAGWMRYILGEDEQGQRYTVADPLAAKFAQINQEYPSGAGRVQALLAIDAIFPADLAASDTFVTALQQAYAALCEQGARAAVASLNPESA; from the coding sequence ATGAAACACAATCTTGCTGACGCCCGTATCAACGTGGCGCGGCCTGCATGGCAGCATCAGCGGCTGGTGCCGCGCATCGTGCATATCGGCTGCGGCGCGTTTCACCGCGCGCATCAGGCGTTGTATCAACACCATCTGCTGGAAGTGAGCGACAGTGACTGGGGGATTTGCGAGGTCAATCTGATGTCTGCCAGCGGTAAAGCACTGGTGGAACAGCTGCGCGCGCAGGATTTACTGTACAGCGTGACTGAAAAAGGGGCGACCGGCCAGGTGGTAAAAATTATCGGCGCGATCCATTCTGCGCTGCATCCGGCGCTGGATGGATGCGAGGGCATTTTACAGGCGCTGGCGCGGCCGGAGACCGCCATCGTGTCCCTGACCATCACGGAAAAGGGCTACTGCACGCAGGGCGCCACAGCAGAGCCGGATTTCAGTCATCCTCTGCTGGAGCAGGATCTGGCGCATCCTCATCAGCCTGCCTCCGCCATCGGTTTTATTGTGGAAGCGCTGCGTTTGCGGCGTGAAGCGGGCTTGCCCGCTTTCAGCGTGCTTTCCTGCGACAATCTGCGCGAAAACGGCCACGTGGCGCGGGCTGTTGTTACCGGTCTGGCGCAGCAGCGCGATCCCGATCTGGCGGCCTGGATTGACGAACACGTGACGTTCCCCTGTACCATGGTTGACCGCATTGTCCCTGCGGTGACGGAAGAAACACAGCAGGAGATCGCGCAGCTGCTGGGCACAGAGGATCCGTGCGGCGTCGCCTGCGAGCCGTTTCGCCAGTGGGTCATAGAAGACAACTTTGTTGCGGGGCGTCCCGACTGGCAGCGCGTCGGCGCGCAATTTGTTACGGATGTCGCACCGTTTGAACTGATGAAGCTGCGGCTGCTGAATGGCAGCCACTCTTTCCTGGCGTATCTGGGCTTTCTTGGCGGCTGCGAAACCATCGCAGACACGATGCAGCTTCCCGCTTATCGTCGCGCCGCGCTGGCGCTGATGCTGCAGGAGCAGTGCCCGACGCTCTCGATGCCGGCAGGTGTCGATCTGGTGGACTACGCGCATCAGCTGATTGAACGCTTCAGCAATCCGTCGCTGCGCCATCGGACAGCACAGATTGCCAGCGATGGCAGTCAGAAACTGCCGCAGCGTCTGCTGGACGCGCTGCGTTACCATCTGCGCCACGGCAGTGACTGTCGCCATCTGGTGCTCGGTGTGGCGGGCTGGATGCGCTACATCCTCGGCGAAGATGAACAGGGGCAGCGTTACACGGTGGCAGACCCGCTGGCGGCAAAATTTGCGCAAATCAATCAAGAGTATCCGTCAGGTGCCGGACGCGTGCAGGCATTGCTTGCGATTGACGCGATCTTCCCTGCGGATCTGGCCGCCAGCGATACGTTCGTCACGGCTCTGCAGCAGGCTTATGCCGCGCTGTGCGAACAGGGCGCCAGAGCAGCCGTAGCCTCACTGAATCCGGAGTCAGCATGA
- the uxuA gene encoding mannonate dehydratase: MKQTWRWYGPNDPVSLADARQAGATGIVTALHHIPNGEVWSVEAILQRKAMIEAAGLEWSVVESVPIHEEIKTGIGQCETWIRHYQQSLRNLAQCGIHTVCYNFMPVLDWTRTDLAYELPDGAKALRFDQIEFAVFELHILQRPGAEEDYSAAEIAEAATRFASMSEAHKTRLTRNIIAGLPGAEEGYTLDQFRAQLARYDGIDKARLRENFATFLRAVIPVAEEVGVRMAVHPDDPPRPILGLPRIVSDADDLQWMIDTIDSPANGFTFCTGSYGVLEKNDLPGMVKRFGPRIYFAHLRSTRREANPNTFHEAAHLGGDVDMFAVIKAIAEEEQRRRTAGQEDLIPMRPDHGHQMLDDLHKKTNPGYSAIGRLKGLAEIRGVELAIHRACF; encoded by the coding sequence ATGAAGCAGACCTGGCGCTGGTATGGCCCCAACGATCCCGTTTCCCTCGCTGATGCCCGACAGGCGGGTGCAACCGGCATTGTCACTGCCCTGCATCACATTCCTAACGGCGAGGTGTGGTCAGTTGAAGCGATCCTGCAGCGCAAAGCGATGATTGAAGCGGCTGGCCTGGAGTGGTCAGTGGTGGAAAGCGTGCCCATTCATGAAGAGATAAAAACCGGCATCGGCCAGTGTGAAACGTGGATTCGTCATTATCAGCAGTCGCTGCGCAACCTGGCGCAGTGCGGTATTCATACGGTTTGCTACAACTTTATGCCGGTGCTGGACTGGACGCGGACCGATCTGGCGTATGAACTGCCTGATGGCGCAAAAGCGCTGCGTTTCGATCAGATTGAGTTCGCGGTGTTTGAGCTGCATATCCTGCAGCGCCCGGGTGCCGAAGAAGATTACAGCGCGGCTGAAATCGCCGAGGCGGCCACCCGTTTCGCCAGCATGAGCGAGGCGCACAAAACCCGGCTGACACGCAATATCATCGCCGGGCTGCCGGGCGCCGAAGAGGGCTATACCCTGGATCAGTTCCGTGCGCAGCTGGCACGCTATGACGGCATTGATAAAGCACGCCTGCGTGAAAACTTTGCCACCTTTTTGCGCGCCGTGATCCCGGTTGCAGAAGAGGTCGGTGTGCGCATGGCGGTGCATCCGGATGACCCGCCGCGTCCGATTCTCGGCCTGCCACGCATCGTCTCGGACGCCGATGATTTGCAGTGGATGATTGACACCATTGATAGCCCGGCCAACGGCTTCACCTTCTGCACCGGCTCTTACGGTGTACTGGAGAAAAACGATCTTCCCGGCATGGTGAAACGCTTTGGCCCGCGCATTTACTTCGCGCATCTGCGCTCAACCCGGCGCGAAGCGAATCCGAACACCTTCCACGAAGCGGCTCACCTCGGGGGCGATGTCGACATGTTTGCGGTGATTAAAGCGATTGCGGAAGAAGAGCAGCGCCGCCGCACCGCGGGACAAGAGGATCTGATTCCAATGCGCCCCGATCACGGTCATCAGATGCTGGACGATTTGCATAAAAAGACCAATCCGGGCTATTCCGCGATTGGTCGTCTGAAAGGTCTGGCGGAGATCCGTGGCGTGGAACTGGCAATTCATCGCGCCTGTTTCTGA
- a CDS encoding MFS transporter gives MNRSLNPGIAATGTKRIIRNLRWWVLVLFLAGVTVNYITRNSLGILAPELKTSLGITTEQYSWIVGAFQLAYTFFQPICGWLIDVIGLKLGFFICATVWALACLFHAGAASWLHLAILRFVMGGAEAAATPANAKVIGEWFPKKERPVAAGWAGVGFSIGAMLAPPIIYFAHASFGWQGAFLFTGCLALGWVVLWWLFYRDPERNPNLSPAEREFIRQDNEPPAVKLPFFKALSTVSKNKRFYGIAIPAFMAEPAWGVLSFWVPLYLAKDLGMDLKQIAMFAWLPFLAADLGSAASGYLTRLYTRLFGLRLVNSVVASSVTGAFLMLSLALVAVTKDPYVAIALISIGGFGHQIISCMLSALVVEKFDKGQMATVNGMRGSFAWISSFLFSLVIGVTADKIGFNPLFVAMGFFDLIGAVFLIAFIAERRSANR, from the coding sequence ATGAACCGCAGTTTAAATCCAGGGATTGCCGCAACCGGCACTAAGCGCATTATCCGTAACCTGCGCTGGTGGGTGCTGGTGCTGTTTCTGGCGGGCGTTACCGTCAATTACATCACCCGTAACTCGTTAGGCATTCTGGCCCCTGAGCTGAAAACCAGCCTGGGCATCACCACCGAACAATATTCATGGATCGTCGGCGCTTTCCAGCTGGCTTATACCTTTTTCCAGCCCATCTGCGGCTGGCTGATTGACGTGATTGGCCTGAAGCTTGGCTTCTTTATCTGCGCCACCGTCTGGGCACTGGCGTGTCTGTTTCATGCCGGTGCGGCCAGCTGGCTGCATCTGGCTATCCTGCGCTTCGTCATGGGCGGTGCAGAAGCGGCAGCCACGCCGGCCAATGCCAAGGTGATTGGCGAATGGTTCCCGAAAAAAGAGCGTCCCGTTGCGGCTGGCTGGGCCGGGGTTGGCTTTTCCATCGGCGCAATGCTGGCACCGCCGATCATCTACTTTGCGCATGCTTCCTTTGGCTGGCAGGGCGCGTTTCTGTTTACCGGTTGTCTGGCGCTTGGCTGGGTGGTGCTGTGGTGGCTGTTCTATCGCGATCCGGAGCGTAACCCGAATCTCAGCCCCGCTGAGCGGGAATTTATCCGCCAGGACAACGAGCCACCGGCCGTCAAACTGCCCTTCTTCAAAGCACTCAGTACTGTCTCAAAAAACAAGCGCTTTTACGGCATCGCTATTCCCGCTTTTATGGCAGAACCGGCCTGGGGCGTGCTGAGCTTCTGGGTGCCGCTCTACCTCGCGAAAGATCTGGGAATGGATCTGAAGCAGATTGCCATGTTTGCCTGGCTGCCGTTTCTTGCGGCCGATCTGGGCAGCGCGGCCAGCGGCTACCTTACCCGTCTCTATACCCGGCTGTTTGGCCTGCGTCTGGTCAACTCGGTGGTTGCCAGCTCGGTTACCGGCGCATTTCTGATGCTCTCGCTGGCGCTGGTGGCGGTGACAAAAGATCCCTATGTCGCGATTGCCCTGATCTCCATTGGCGGCTTTGGTCACCAGATCATCTCCTGCATGCTCAGCGCGCTGGTGGTGGAGAAATTTGATAAAGGGCAGATGGCCACGGTGAATGGCATGCGCGGTTCATTTGCCTGGATCTCCAGCTTTTTGTTCTCACTGGTGATTGGCGTAACCGCTGACAAAATCGGCTTCAACCCGCTGTTTGTCGCCATGGGCTTTTTTGACCTGATTGGTGCAGTCTTCCTGATTGCTTTTATTGCTGAGCGTCGTTCAGCCAACCGATGA
- a CDS encoding glycoside hydrolase family 31 protein — MKTLKNWSVARSDRHHVELTVEGKHSLCLYVLEPGLFRVVIKRQGNWSLDRTWSIAPEQDVPWEGRSRDSLAGFTLPGFTLQETDNTLTISTDVLRVIVHQPLALEWQYCDADGEWQLLTQDRPTSAYQINPHGDGVAHYQRRMADDRYYGLGEKTGDLQRNGKRYEMRNLDAMGYNAASTDPLYKHVPFTITRRDAVSFGLYYDNLSTSWFDLGNELDNYHQPYRRWQAESGDIDYYLFVGARVLDITRTFVRLTGKTLFGPKWSLGYSGSTMHYTDAPDAQNQLMNFIRLCEEHDIPCDSFQLSSGYTSINDKRYVFNWNYDKVPQPEVMSQAFHDAGLRLAANIKPCLLQDHPRYEEVAAQGLFIRDSEADVPERSVFWDDEGSHLDFTHPQAVAWWQENVTRQLLEKGIDATWNDNNEYEVWDGEARCHGFGQPVAIKHIRPVMPLLMMRASMEAQQRFAPEKRPYLISRSGCAGMQRYVQTWSGDNRTNWTSLRYNIRMGLGMSLSGLYNVGHDVGGFSGDKPDAELFVRWVQNGVMHPRFTIHSWNDDRTVNEPWMYPAVTPAIRAAIALRYRLMPYLYTLLWQAHNDDEPMLRPTFLDHEHDPQTFAECDEFMLGRDLLVASVVEPGQRERRLWLPDNHTGWYDFATQQWYSGGQWITLPAPLETQPMLVRAGAALPLSQRIRHVDAAADDRRTLQLYPLQGKGTCHGELFEDDGESWGYQQGHALWLRWEMRCEAAAIHLNLSRSGDYQPAWNTLQVTLPAGEQRPLFIDGVAVQPSAAAVTLAQIARS, encoded by the coding sequence ATGAAAACGTTAAAAAACTGGTCCGTAGCCCGCTCCGATCGCCATCATGTTGAGCTTACTGTCGAGGGTAAACACAGCCTGTGTCTGTACGTGCTGGAACCGGGGCTGTTCCGCGTGGTGATTAAGCGTCAGGGTAACTGGAGCCTCGACCGCACCTGGAGTATTGCACCGGAGCAGGATGTGCCGTGGGAGGGACGTTCGCGTGACAGTCTGGCCGGTTTCACCCTGCCCGGCTTTACGCTGCAGGAAACAGACAATACGCTGACGATCAGCACCGATGTGCTGCGTGTGATAGTCCATCAGCCGCTGGCGCTGGAGTGGCAGTACTGCGATGCTGACGGGGAGTGGCAATTACTGACGCAGGATCGCCCCACCAGCGCCTATCAGATCAACCCACACGGCGACGGCGTGGCGCATTATCAGCGCCGCATGGCCGACGATCGCTATTATGGCCTCGGCGAAAAAACCGGCGATCTGCAGCGCAACGGCAAACGCTATGAAATGCGTAACCTGGATGCCATGGGCTACAACGCCGCATCAACCGATCCGCTGTATAAACATGTGCCTTTTACCATTACGCGTCGTGATGCCGTCAGCTTCGGGCTCTATTACGATAACCTCAGCACCAGCTGGTTCGATCTGGGTAATGAACTGGACAACTATCACCAGCCTTACCGCCGCTGGCAGGCGGAAAGCGGTGACATTGACTACTACCTGTTTGTGGGCGCCCGCGTGCTGGATATCACCAGGACCTTTGTGCGTCTGACCGGTAAAACGCTATTCGGCCCCAAATGGAGCCTCGGCTACAGCGGTTCCACCATGCACTATACCGACGCCCCGGATGCGCAAAATCAGCTGATGAACTTCATCCGCCTGTGTGAAGAGCACGACATTCCCTGCGACTCCTTCCAGCTCTCTTCCGGCTATACCTCGATTAACGATAAGCGCTACGTCTTTAACTGGAACTACGACAAAGTGCCGCAGCCGGAAGTGATGAGTCAGGCCTTTCACGATGCGGGCCTGCGCCTGGCGGCCAATATCAAACCCTGCCTGCTGCAGGATCACCCGCGCTATGAAGAAGTGGCGGCGCAGGGGCTGTTTATCCGGGATTCTGAAGCGGATGTGCCGGAGCGCTCGGTGTTCTGGGACGACGAAGGGTCGCACCTTGATTTTACCCATCCGCAGGCTGTGGCCTGGTGGCAGGAAAATGTCACCCGTCAGCTGCTGGAGAAAGGCATCGACGCCACCTGGAATGACAATAATGAGTATGAAGTGTGGGATGGTGAAGCCCGCTGCCACGGTTTTGGTCAACCGGTTGCCATCAAGCATATTCGTCCGGTGATGCCACTGCTGATGATGCGCGCCTCCATGGAAGCGCAGCAGCGCTTTGCGCCGGAAAAACGGCCTTATTTGATCTCGCGTTCCGGCTGTGCCGGAATGCAGCGTTATGTGCAGACCTGGAGCGGCGATAACCGCACCAACTGGACGTCCCTGCGCTATAACATTCGCATGGGCCTCGGCATGAGTCTGTCCGGCCTGTATAACGTGGGCCACGACGTGGGCGGTTTTTCCGGTGATAAGCCCGATGCCGAGCTGTTTGTGCGCTGGGTACAGAATGGCGTGATGCATCCGCGCTTTACCATTCACTCCTGGAATGACGATCGCACCGTCAATGAGCCGTGGATGTATCCTGCCGTCACGCCCGCCATCCGCGCGGCGATTGCGCTGCGCTACCGCCTGATGCCCTATCTCTATACGCTGCTGTGGCAGGCGCATAACGATGATGAACCGATGCTGCGCCCGACTTTTCTCGATCACGAGCACGACCCCCAAACCTTTGCCGAGTGTGATGAATTTATGCTGGGGCGCGATCTGCTGGTCGCCAGCGTCGTGGAGCCGGGCCAGCGTGAACGCCGGCTATGGCTGCCGGATAATCACACCGGCTGGTACGATTTTGCCACGCAGCAGTGGTACAGCGGCGGTCAGTGGATCACGCTGCCTGCGCCGCTGGAGACCCAGCCGATGCTGGTGCGCGCCGGGGCGGCTTTACCGCTCAGCCAGCGTATTCGCCATGTGGACGCCGCCGCGGACGATCGCCGCACGCTGCAGCTCTATCCCCTGCAGGGGAAAGGCACGTGCCACGGCGAACTGTTCGAGGACGATGGCGAATCCTGGGGTTATCAGCAGGGTCACGCACTCTGGCTGCGCTGGGAGATGCGCTGTGAGGCAGCGGCGATTCACCTGAACCTCAGCCGCAGCGGCGATTACCAGCCAGCATGGAACACGCTGCAGGTTACGCTGCCAGCTGGCGAACAGCGCCCGCTGTTTATCGACGGCGTGGCGGTGCAGCCCAGCGCGGCGGCGGTGACGCTGGCGCAGATTGCCCGCAGCTGA
- a CDS encoding LysR family transcriptional regulator yields MIRLEDVTLFVRAAALGSFSRAAREADILPGQVSAAVNRLERDLNKRLFARSTRSLRLTAEGETWLPYAQEMLNILHAGTERLQGSEDEIQGELKIALPSDIGRNVLLPVITAFCQKHPKISLRIFISDNISDVFRDPVDIAIRYGALTDSSYVALPLAEDNRRVLAASPAYLQQHGRPQRLDDLLAHHCLLYTLHGHAYDKWSFPENGVKRQLTVSSRMLCDDADLAHRWAVAGMGITYKSWIDVSADVLAGRLEILLPQHPGEATPLNLICPHRKQFSPAIRELHAQLREHLTAITALLRTHPACVPASLPAEPANQSA; encoded by the coding sequence ATGATTCGTCTTGAAGATGTTACGTTGTTTGTCCGTGCGGCGGCACTGGGCAGTTTTTCCCGCGCCGCCCGCGAGGCCGATATTCTGCCGGGCCAGGTCAGCGCGGCCGTTAACCGGCTGGAGCGGGATCTGAACAAACGCCTGTTTGCCCGTTCAACGCGCAGCCTGCGCCTGACAGCAGAAGGCGAAACCTGGCTGCCCTATGCCCAGGAGATGCTGAACATTCTGCACGCCGGAACGGAGCGACTGCAGGGCAGCGAAGATGAAATTCAGGGCGAGCTGAAAATTGCCCTGCCGTCAGATATCGGACGCAACGTCCTGCTGCCGGTGATCACCGCCTTTTGCCAGAAGCATCCCAAAATTTCGCTGCGGATTTTTATTTCCGATAACATCAGCGATGTCTTTCGCGATCCGGTCGATATCGCTATTCGCTACGGCGCCCTCACGGACAGCAGTTACGTGGCACTGCCGCTGGCTGAGGATAACCGCCGCGTGCTGGCCGCATCACCGGCTTACCTGCAACAGCATGGCCGCCCGCAGCGGCTGGACGATCTGCTTGCCCATCACTGCCTGCTCTACACGCTGCACGGTCACGCCTATGACAAATGGTCCTTTCCGGAAAACGGCGTGAAGCGCCAGCTTACCGTCAGCAGCCGCATGCTGTGCGACGATGCCGATCTGGCGCACCGCTGGGCGGTGGCGGGCATGGGTATCACCTATAAATCCTGGATTGACGTCAGCGCGGATGTTTTGGCCGGTCGGCTGGAAATTCTGCTGCCGCAGCATCCGGGTGAGGCCACGCCGCTTAACCTGATCTGTCCGCACCGTAAACAGTTTTCACCGGCGATTCGTGAATTGCACGCACAGCTGCGCGAGCATCTCACCGCCATTACCGCCCTGCTGCGCACGCACCCGGCTTGTGTACCGGCGAGCCTGCCGGCAGAGCCCGCAAACCAGAGCGCCTGA
- a CDS encoding GlxA family transcriptional regulator — protein MHRVGLLISDCFQVLGLSTLSIFEFANQVAGEPFYACTVYSEHGGAVKSSYGFGVDSQPLDAELAIDTWLVAGVLTPLELPATPGVVDFLQTHAGKARRIAGICTGAFVLGQAGLLDDRRATTHWMHALSLKSLNPSTRVEEDRIFIIDDRIWTSAGLTAGLDMALGMVEKDLGAEVARSVAHLLVMHHRRSGGQTQHSEMLMLSPRSDRLQSALEYARKNLSKPLTIEDIADAVHVSARQLSRLFRAETGKSPARAIEGLRLENARLLIEQSRLSMEVIARESGFRDRRHMREVFIRGYGIPPQSLRSGKV, from the coding sequence ATGCACCGGGTTGGCCTTTTGATTTCTGATTGTTTTCAGGTGCTGGGGCTCTCCACGCTCAGTATTTTCGAATTTGCTAATCAGGTGGCTGGCGAGCCCTTTTATGCCTGCACGGTCTATTCCGAACATGGCGGCGCGGTGAAATCCTCGTATGGATTTGGCGTGGACAGCCAGCCGCTGGACGCAGAACTGGCCATCGACACCTGGCTGGTGGCGGGCGTACTGACGCCGCTTGAACTGCCTGCCACGCCGGGCGTTGTGGACTTTCTGCAAACGCACGCAGGCAAGGCCCGCCGCATTGCCGGCATCTGTACCGGCGCTTTTGTGCTGGGACAGGCGGGTTTGCTGGATGATCGGCGCGCCACGACGCACTGGATGCATGCCCTGAGCCTGAAATCGCTAAACCCGTCAACGCGGGTGGAAGAGGACCGCATTTTTATCATTGACGATCGCATCTGGACCTCCGCCGGCTTGACAGCCGGACTGGATATGGCGCTGGGCATGGTAGAAAAGGATCTTGGCGCAGAGGTGGCGCGCAGCGTCGCGCATCTGCTGGTGATGCACCATCGCCGCTCCGGCGGTCAGACACAGCACTCTGAAATGCTGATGCTTTCCCCGCGCAGCGATCGCCTGCAGTCGGCGCTGGAGTATGCGCGCAAAAACCTGAGTAAACCGCTCACCATTGAAGATATCGCCGATGCCGTGCACGTCAGCGCTCGTCAGCTGAGCCGCCTGTTTCGTGCAGAAACCGGCAAATCACCGGCCCGGGCGATAGAAGGATTGCGGCTGGAGAATGCCCGCCTGCTGATCGAGCAGAGCCGGTTATCAATGGAGGTGATCGCACGCGAATCGGGCTTCCGCGACCGTCGCCACATGCGCGAGGTGTTTATCCGCGGCTACGGGATCCCGCCGCAGTCGCTGCGCAGCGGTAAAGTGTAG
- a CDS encoding SDR family NAD(P)-dependent oxidoreductase has protein sequence MTQHTSSHRGTAVVTGASTGMGALYAGRLARMGYDLIIIARNHNRLNQLAEHITTDSGRNVEVVAADLADPAQLAALEQKLQQDASITLLVNNAGMGTHTPLLQSSAAQMTTMIALNVVALTRLTYAVVPGMVARGQGAIINIASIVSIAPELLNGVYGGSKAYVLAFSQSLHHELADKGIQVQAVLPGATATPFWDNGGLPVSQLDPKIVMSAQQMVDAALTGFARGERVTIPSLHDETLWDRYEQARQAMIPHLGSDAPAERYQTAAVH, from the coding sequence ATGACGCAGCACACTTCTTCTCATCGCGGCACCGCCGTCGTCACCGGCGCCTCTACCGGCATGGGCGCACTGTACGCCGGCCGTCTGGCCCGCATGGGCTATGACCTGATTATCATTGCACGCAACCACAACCGCCTGAATCAGCTGGCTGAACATATCACGACCGACAGCGGACGCAACGTGGAAGTGGTGGCAGCAGACCTGGCCGATCCCGCACAACTGGCTGCGCTGGAACAGAAACTGCAGCAGGATGCCAGCATCACGCTGCTGGTGAATAACGCCGGTATGGGTACGCATACGCCGCTGCTGCAAAGCAGCGCGGCGCAGATGACAACGATGATTGCCCTGAATGTCGTCGCGCTGACCCGGCTGACCTACGCCGTTGTGCCTGGCATGGTGGCACGCGGTCAGGGCGCGATCATCAACATCGCGTCGATTGTCAGCATTGCGCCTGAACTGCTGAACGGCGTGTACGGCGGCAGCAAAGCCTACGTGCTGGCCTTCAGTCAGTCACTGCATCATGAGCTGGCGGATAAAGGCATTCAGGTGCAGGCAGTGCTGCCCGGTGCCACCGCCACGCCTTTCTGGGATAACGGTGGCCTGCCTGTGAGCCAGCTGGACCCGAAAATTGTCATGAGCGCACAGCAGATGGTGGATGCCGCCCTCACCGGTTTTGCCCGCGGCGAACGGGTCACCATTCCTTCCCTGCACGATGAAACCCTGTGGGACCGCTATGAACAGGCGCGTCAGGCCATGATTCCGCATCTGGGCAGCGATGCCCCGGCAGAACGTTATCAGACCGCTGCGGTGCACTGA